GCGGAATCTTTTTTTTGTCTTCAACATGCTTCTGAAAGTTCAGAATCGAGTTGAATTCAACCCCCAAATCCAAATAGTGAAGAAACGCGTCCTTTTTGTGCCCCACATTGACAAATGCTGCGTTTAGGGAGGGCATCAGTTTTTTCACTTTGCCCACGTAGATGTTTCCAACCGAGAAAGATTCGTCTTGACTCTCTTGCTGTAGCTCTACTAGTTTCTTGTCTTCGAGCA
The DNA window shown above is from Candidatus Hydrogenedentota bacterium and carries:
- a CDS encoding ribonuclease E/G is translated as MTSELVVDVQPKEITIAVLEDKKLVELQQESQDESFSVGNIYVGKVKKLMPSLNAAFVNVGHKKDAFLHYLDLGVEFNSILNFQKHVEDKKKIP